A region from the Carassius carassius chromosome 33, fCarCar2.1, whole genome shotgun sequence genome encodes:
- the LOC132114242 gene encoding phospholipase A and acyltransferase 3-like: MSKYEKKPEPGDLIEISRGLYNHWAIYVGEGYVIHLAPPSEHAHAGASSIMSVLYEKATVTKDQLYEVVGNDEYCINNLLDENYKPRPVREILRDAHSFLGKERPYSVFSQNCEHFVTELRYGKPHSRQVKDAVRTVAAGAGATLGIGILAYAVATFLGSRDKQKETIKS, translated from the exons TACGAGAAAAAGCCAGAACCCGGAGACCTGATTGAAATCTCCCGAGGCTTATACAATCACTGGGCTATTTATGTTGGTGAAGGTTATGTGATTCACCTGGCACCACCCT CTGAACATGCTCATGCTGGGGCCAGCAGTATCATGTCAGTACTATACGAAAAAGCCACAGTGACAAAAGACCAACTTTATGAAGTAGTTGGGAATGATGAATACTGTATCAACAACCTTTTGGATGAGAATTATAAGCCACGTCCTGTTCGAGAGATTCTACGGGATGCACACAGTTTTTTGGGAAAAGAACGTCCATATAGTGTGTTTTCACAGAACTGTGAGCACTTTGTTACAGAGCTGAGATACGGAAAACCACATTCCCGCCAG GTGAAAGATGCAGTGAGGACTGTTGCTGCAGGGGCTGGTGCAACGCTTGGCATTGGGATCCTTGCTTATGCTGTTGCAACCTTTCTTGGTTCAAGAGACAAACAGAAGGAGACAATTAAGAGTTAG